The following are encoded together in the Paludisphaera mucosa genome:
- a CDS encoding RNA polymerase sigma factor, which produces MKKPTDEDETDVIPTMAPTPASDLDADPQVEDDPGEDLSRDVPELIARARAGDDDAIRTFVGRYEPEVRMMVRERLPRRLRTQFDSMDFVQAVWKSFLVDLKGGSQEFANSRHLRGFLAGVARNKVYEQDRRLTRTAKYAVGREEPIYVRRGDREIAIDLPAADPSPSENVQASDRLALLTAGRPTQEVEVLSLRHEGRTIDEIAARLKVDERTVRRIIQAARERMEARGWA; this is translated from the coding sequence GTGAAGAAGCCGACGGATGAAGACGAGACGGACGTGATCCCCACGATGGCGCCGACGCCGGCGTCGGATCTCGACGCGGATCCGCAGGTCGAAGACGACCCGGGCGAGGACCTCTCGCGGGACGTCCCCGAGCTGATCGCGCGAGCCCGGGCCGGGGACGACGACGCGATCCGGACGTTCGTGGGCCGATACGAGCCCGAGGTCCGGATGATGGTGCGCGAGCGCCTGCCGCGCCGCCTGCGCACGCAGTTCGACTCGATGGACTTCGTGCAGGCCGTCTGGAAGAGCTTCCTGGTGGACCTCAAGGGGGGCTCGCAGGAGTTCGCCAACTCGCGGCACCTGCGGGGGTTCCTGGCGGGCGTGGCCCGCAACAAGGTGTACGAGCAGGACCGGCGGCTGACCCGGACCGCCAAGTACGCGGTGGGCCGGGAGGAGCCGATCTACGTCCGCCGGGGCGACCGCGAGATCGCGATCGACCTGCCCGCGGCCGACCCGTCGCCCAGCGAGAACGTCCAGGCGAGCGACCGCCTGGCGCTCCTGACCGCCGGCCGGCCCACCCAGGAGGTCGAGGTCTTGTCGCTCCGCCACGAGGGCCGGACGATCGACGAGATCGCCGCGCGGCTGAAGGT
- a CDS encoding sigma-70 family RNA polymerase sigma factor, which yields MSRIEAKDCGVSHDLQTYFHDINEVSLLTADDERRLAAEIALGDDDARTRMIAANLRLVVRIARDYQGRGMTLDDLIGEGNLGLIRASEEYDPRFGTRFSTYAGYWIKQAIRHALINTATTIRLPAHMVGLLTKWRRAERLLTRELVRAPSFDEIAGHLGLTEMQKSLVVKAKRANQVKLESGAADEDDYWSPDDSVDPDEGPSADLEARDDRADLFRRMRVLDERERMVLTYRYGLQGVAPLTLKEIGDRLGITREWVRKLELRAIRKLDTAARPPPAPAASKPAPPAARRRLHPAPPRRRRLLTRERGRRPEGAEVAAFGRSRLVPRTR from the coding sequence ATGTCTCGCATCGAAGCGAAGGACTGCGGCGTTTCGCACGACCTGCAAACCTACTTCCACGACATCAACGAGGTGTCCCTGCTGACGGCCGACGACGAGCGTCGCCTGGCGGCCGAGATCGCCCTCGGCGACGACGACGCCCGGACCCGGATGATCGCCGCCAATCTGCGCCTGGTCGTCCGGATCGCCCGCGACTACCAGGGCCGCGGCATGACGCTCGACGACCTCATCGGCGAGGGCAACCTGGGCCTGATCCGCGCCTCCGAGGAGTACGACCCCCGGTTCGGCACCCGGTTCAGCACCTACGCCGGCTACTGGATCAAGCAGGCCATCCGCCACGCCCTGATCAACACGGCGACGACGATCCGGCTGCCGGCCCACATGGTCGGGCTCCTGACCAAGTGGCGGCGCGCCGAGCGGCTGCTGACCCGCGAACTCGTCCGGGCCCCGAGCTTCGACGAGATCGCCGGCCACCTCGGCCTGACCGAGATGCAGAAGTCCCTGGTCGTCAAGGCGAAGCGGGCGAACCAGGTGAAGCTGGAGAGCGGCGCGGCCGACGAGGACGACTACTGGTCGCCCGACGACTCCGTCGACCCCGACGAGGGCCCGTCCGCCGACCTGGAGGCCCGCGACGACCGCGCCGACCTCTTCCGCCGCATGCGGGTGCTCGACGAGCGCGAGCGGATGGTCCTGACCTACCGCTACGGCCTGCAGGGCGTCGCCCCGCTGACCCTCAAGGAGATCGGCGACCGCCTGGGCATCACCCGCGAGTGGGTCCGCAAGCTCGAACTCCGCGCCATCCGCAAGCTCGACACGGCCGCCCGGCCGCCCCCCGCCCCCGCCGCGTCGAAGCCCGCCCCGCCCGCCGCCCGCCGCCGCCTACACCCAGCCCCGCCTCGCCGCCGCCGCCTGCTGACGCGGGAGAGGGGCCGTCGCCCCGAAGGGGCCGAAGTCGCCGCCTTCGGGCGGAGCCGCCTTGTTCCTCGCACGCGATGA